Proteins from one Azospirillum brasilense genomic window:
- a CDS encoding ABC transporter ATP-binding protein, with the protein MAILELKTVAKSYGGTEVLRGIDLSIAEGEFVAIVGFSGAGKTTLVNLMGGLAAPDAGEVLFRGKPVRGPGAERGVVFQNYSLMPWLSVKDNVALAVDAVHKGKASAERGVLTRRAVETVGLGHATDRRPKELSGGMRQRVGFARALAMSPEMLLLDEPLSALDALTRAKLQDEIEAIWRKDRKTVVLITNDVDEAILLADRIIPLTPGPGATLGPAFAVDLPRPRDRTAVNHDPDFKRLRAEVTAWLMEAGASRAAAAVDETLTLPAATPITAAPPPKSYLAGQPGGLSDDRYVEFSRVTKTFATPKGPLTVVDGFDLKMRKGEFISLIGHSGCGKSTVLSMVAGLADVSSGGIVLDGREVDGAGPDRAVVFQAPSLFPWLTALENVMLGVDRVYPQAGRGERNDIARYYLSRVGLGDAMHKKAAELSNGMKQRVGIARAFALSPKLLLLDEPFGMLDSLTRWELQEVLMEVWARTQVTAICVTHDVDEAILLADRVVMMSNGPNARIGHILEVDIPHPRTRQALLEHPRYYAYREELLNFLEGGHHGAVKAA; encoded by the coding sequence ATGGCCATCCTTGAGCTGAAGACCGTCGCGAAGTCCTACGGCGGGACCGAGGTGCTGCGCGGCATCGACCTGTCCATCGCGGAGGGCGAGTTCGTCGCCATCGTCGGCTTCTCCGGCGCCGGCAAGACCACGCTGGTCAACCTGATGGGCGGGCTGGCCGCCCCCGACGCGGGCGAGGTGCTGTTCCGCGGCAAGCCGGTGCGCGGGCCGGGGGCGGAGCGCGGCGTTGTGTTCCAGAACTACTCGCTGATGCCCTGGCTGAGCGTGAAGGACAACGTGGCGCTGGCCGTGGACGCCGTGCACAAGGGCAAGGCCTCGGCGGAGCGCGGCGTGCTCACCCGCCGGGCGGTGGAGACGGTCGGCTTGGGCCACGCCACCGACCGCCGCCCCAAGGAGCTGTCGGGCGGCATGCGCCAGCGCGTCGGCTTCGCCCGCGCGCTCGCCATGAGCCCGGAGATGCTGCTGCTGGACGAGCCGCTGTCGGCGCTGGACGCGCTGACCCGCGCCAAGCTCCAGGACGAGATCGAGGCGATCTGGCGCAAGGACCGCAAGACCGTCGTCCTCATCACCAACGACGTGGACGAGGCCATCCTGCTGGCCGACCGCATCATCCCGCTGACGCCCGGTCCGGGGGCGACGCTCGGCCCCGCCTTTGCCGTGGACCTGCCGCGCCCGCGCGATCGCACCGCCGTGAACCACGACCCGGACTTCAAGCGCCTGCGCGCCGAGGTCACGGCGTGGCTGATGGAGGCCGGGGCCAGCCGCGCCGCCGCCGCGGTGGACGAGACCCTGACCCTGCCGGCGGCGACGCCGATCACCGCCGCGCCGCCGCCGAAATCCTATCTGGCCGGCCAGCCCGGCGGCCTTTCCGACGACCGCTATGTCGAGTTCAGCCGGGTCACCAAGACCTTCGCCACGCCGAAGGGGCCGCTGACCGTGGTGGACGGCTTCGACCTGAAGATGCGCAAGGGCGAGTTCATCTCCCTAATAGGCCATTCGGGCTGCGGCAAGTCCACGGTGCTGTCGATGGTCGCCGGGCTGGCCGACGTGTCCAGCGGCGGCATCGTGCTGGATGGCCGGGAGGTCGACGGCGCCGGTCCCGACCGGGCGGTGGTCTTCCAGGCGCCCAGCCTGTTTCCCTGGCTGACCGCGCTGGAGAACGTGATGCTGGGGGTCGACCGCGTCTACCCGCAGGCCGGCCGGGGCGAGCGCAACGACATCGCCCGCTACTACCTGTCGCGCGTCGGGCTGGGCGACGCCATGCACAAGAAAGCGGCGGAGCTGTCCAATGGCATGAAGCAGCGCGTTGGCATCGCGCGGGCCTTCGCCCTGTCGCCGAAGCTGCTGCTGCTGGACGAGCCCTTCGGGATGCTGGACAGCCTGACCCGCTGGGAGCTTCAGGAAGTGCTGATGGAGGTGTGGGCGCGCACCCAGGTCACCGCCATCTGCGTCACCCACGACGTTGACGAGGCGATCCTGCTGGCCGACCGTGTGGTGATGATGTCCAACGGGCCGAACGCCCGCATCGGCCACATCCTGGAGGTGGACATCCCCCACCCCCGGACCCGCCAGGCCCTGCTGGAGCATCCCCGCTACTACGCCTACCGGGAGGAGCTTCTGAACTTCCTGGAAGGCGGGCACCACGGGGCGGTGAAGGCGGCGTGA
- a CDS encoding ANTAR domain-containing response regulator, with protein sequence MANKPLTILVAGPDATATRAVEDGLAGAGGRDRSADRIAVVHGFADLPARVAALAPDTVVAVLETPDAATLDGVFRLARSGACAVVLFTDRAPPGAAAQAAEAGVAAFVLDGLHPARVRPILETALARFAAFETLKRERDEARTQLADRKLIERAKGILMQQKSLTEEAAYNALRKAAMKQGRRIADIAQSVITAAQIEL encoded by the coding sequence ATGGCGAACAAACCCCTGACCATCCTGGTGGCCGGCCCCGACGCCACCGCGACGCGGGCGGTGGAGGACGGGCTGGCCGGGGCGGGGGGCCGCGACCGGAGCGCCGACCGGATCGCCGTGGTCCATGGCTTCGCCGATCTGCCGGCCCGCGTCGCCGCGCTGGCGCCGGACACGGTCGTCGCTGTTCTGGAAACGCCGGACGCTGCGACGCTGGACGGCGTTTTCCGGCTGGCCCGGTCCGGTGCCTGCGCCGTCGTCCTGTTCACCGACCGGGCGCCGCCGGGGGCCGCGGCGCAGGCGGCGGAGGCCGGGGTGGCGGCCTTCGTCCTCGACGGGCTGCACCCCGCCCGCGTGCGGCCGATCCTGGAAACCGCGCTCGCCAGATTCGCTGCGTTTGAAACGCTGAAACGCGAACGCGACGAGGCGCGCACGCAGCTCGCCGACCGCAAGCTGATCGAGCGGGCGAAGGGAATCCTGATGCAGCAGAAGTCTCTGACGGAGGAGGCGGCCTACAACGCCTTGCGCAAGGCCGCCATGAAGCAGGGCCGGCGCATCGCCGACATCGCACAGAGCGTCATCACCGCCGCCCAGATCGAGCTTTGA
- a CDS encoding ABC transporter permease, protein MTSVTEASTLSSAEAMRARRKARLAHGLNRTAATLQIVGLGWLSPLLRMAAGDSPRQQGQELWQQMGVPLTALMLFLAAWAWLAPQVNTSLGAIPGPAQVWEQVGNLRADHQAERAKEAAFYDRQAKRNAELLAKDPAAEVKTRPYAGKPTYLDQIITSLKTVFTGFLLGALVAVPLGVACGLSRTVNAAMNPLIQIFKPVSPLAWLPLVTMVVSATVSSDNPTFEKSFLTSAVTVTLCSLWPTLINTAVGVSSIDKDLMNVGKVLQLSGPTMVRRLVLPSALPYIFTGLRLSLGVGWMVLIAAEMLAQNPGLGKFVWDEFQNGSSSSLARIMVAVFTIGLIGFLLDRVMLAFQAAVSHTGTR, encoded by the coding sequence ATGACCAGCGTCACCGAAGCCTCCACCCTTTCATCCGCCGAGGCGATGCGCGCCCGGCGCAAGGCCCGTCTCGCCCACGGCTTGAACCGCACCGCCGCGACGTTGCAGATCGTCGGGCTCGGCTGGCTCAGCCCGCTGCTCCGCATGGCCGCAGGCGACAGCCCGCGCCAGCAGGGGCAGGAGCTGTGGCAGCAGATGGGCGTGCCGTTGACCGCCCTGATGCTGTTCCTCGCCGCCTGGGCGTGGCTGGCGCCGCAGGTGAACACCAGCCTGGGCGCCATCCCCGGCCCGGCCCAGGTGTGGGAGCAGGTGGGCAACCTCCGCGCCGACCATCAGGCCGAACGCGCCAAGGAGGCCGCCTTCTACGACCGGCAGGCCAAGCGCAACGCCGAGCTGTTGGCCAAGGACCCGGCGGCCGAGGTGAAGACCCGTCCCTACGCCGGCAAGCCGACCTATCTGGACCAGATCATCACCAGCCTGAAGACGGTGTTCACCGGCTTCCTGCTCGGCGCGCTGGTGGCGGTGCCGCTGGGGGTGGCCTGCGGCCTGTCGCGCACGGTCAACGCCGCGATGAACCCGCTGATCCAGATCTTCAAGCCGGTGTCGCCGCTGGCCTGGCTGCCGCTGGTGACCATGGTGGTCAGCGCCACGGTGTCGAGCGACAACCCGACCTTCGAGAAGTCCTTCCTCACCTCCGCCGTCACGGTCACGCTCTGCTCGCTGTGGCCGACGCTGATCAACACGGCGGTCGGCGTGTCCTCCATCGACAAGGACCTGATGAACGTCGGCAAGGTGCTGCAGCTCTCCGGCCCGACGATGGTGCGCCGGCTCGTGCTGCCCTCGGCGCTGCCCTACATCTTCACGGGTCTGCGGCTGTCGCTGGGCGTGGGCTGGATGGTGCTGATCGCGGCGGAGATGCTGGCCCAGAATCCCGGCCTCGGCAAGTTCGTGTGGGACGAGTTCCAGAACGGCTCCTCCTCCTCGCTCGCCCGCATCATGGTGGCGGTCTTCACCATCGGCCTGATCGGCTTCCTGCTCGACCGCGTCATGCTGGCCTTCCAGGCCGCCGTTTCCCACACCGGCACCCGCTGA